The following nucleotide sequence is from Gemmatimonadales bacterium.
AGCGTGGGGGAACCCCTGGTTCCCCCACGGACCCCCTCTCTATGAAGGAGGGCCGGGCGTCAAGCTTCGGTTAGGGCGGTCGCGGTGGTCGTCGGCTTCGAGCAGGGCTCATCTCTCTATCGCCTCCTTGGGGAGGAAAAGGTGGTGGGAGTTCGCTCCGGGACGCAATTCCTTGTGGGCCGTCAGGCGGCCAGGGGGTCGGTGGCGCTTGTCGGAGCGAAGGGTTGGTTGCGGCTGAGCATGTGCCAAATCGCATGGGCGAGTGTGCGCGCGAGTTGGACACGGGCGACTTTCGGGCCGCGCTGCTTGCCGAGCCGACGCCTGGTCTGCTGGTAGCGGCGGGCGTAGGCGGGGTGTCGGCAGGCGTGGATGGTCGCCTCGATCAGCGCCCAGCGCAGGTAGCGAGGCCCCTGCTTGGAGAGCGAGCCGCGCCGGTCGCTTTCGCCCGACTGGTAGACGCGGGGGCAGAGACCGGTGTATCCGGCCAGTTTCTCGGGCGAGGCGAACCGGCCGATGTCGCCGATCTCGGCCGCGATCGTGTAGGCCAGCACCCAGCCCAGACCGGGCAGCGTGAGCAGCTGCGGGACGTAGCGGTGACCGGCGCCAAGTGCCCGCAGCTCGCGCTCGCAGCCCTCGACCTCGCGGTCGAGCTCGTCGATCAGACGCAAGCTCGCCTCGAGCGTCTGCCGCCAGACCTCGGGCAGCTGCATGCGCTCGAGCAGCGCCCGCCCGCTGACGCCGAAGAGGTCGGAGACGGGGCATGGCACACCGTGCGCGAGCAGGGTCGCGTGTACTCGGTTCTTGAGGCTCGTTCGGTGGCGGACGAGGTGGAGGCGGAAGCGGGCACGCTCGCGCTCGGCCCGCACCACCGGGTCGGGCAGCCAGACCGCTGGTACAAGCTCGCGCCAGCTCAGCTCGGCGAGGACGCGAGCGTCGATCCGGTCGGTCTTGCAGGCCAGCGGCGCCAGCCCCTTCACACGGGCCGCGTCAGCGATATCCACCTGCCAGCCAGCGAGCTCGAGCTGGTCGTGGACGAAGCGGGCGCCATTCATCGACTCGATCGCCGCCCGCACCTGCGCGCCGGCGAAGCGGCGGGCAAGCGCCGCCAAACCATCAGCGTCCGGCGGCGTCGCATCGACAGCGACGGTCACGCCGCGCTCGTCTAGCGCGTGAAAGTCGAGACGGCGACGGCTGAGATCCAAACCGACGTGCAACATTGCGATGGGCCTCCTCTCGGGTAGCTCTCAGCTGACAACCGGGAGGCTGCCAGCCGAGGAGGCCCTCCTTCATCGCATTCCTTACCATGCGCTCCGATCGGCAACCGGTCGCAACCCACTGCAACGGTTTTGGCTTGTCTAGGCCGTTTTCCGGGCTTCCCCATTTGCCACCGGTTGCCACCGGTTGCGACCGCTTGGCTCCATTAATGCTCCATCCGCTCGCCGGGATTGCTGATGGACTCGATGACAGGGTGGCTGAGCTCGACCCCGATAGCGGGTTCCTGGGTCGTGGATTAGCTCGATCGTTGCGAACTCGTCGCCGGGGAGCG
It contains:
- a CDS encoding IS110 family transposase, producing the protein MLHVGLDLSRRRLDFHALDERGVTVAVDATPPDADGLAALARRFAGAQVRAAIESMNGARFVHDQLELAGWQVDIADAARVKGLAPLACKTDRIDARVLAELSWRELVPAVWLPDPVVRAERERARFRLHLVRHRTSLKNRVHATLLAHGVPCPVSDLFGVSGRALLERMQLPEVWRQTLEASLRLIDELDREVEGCERELRALGAGHRYVPQLLTLPGLGWVLAYTIAAEIGDIGRFASPEKLAGYTGLCPRVYQSGESDRRGSLSKQGPRYLRWALIEATIHACRHPAYARRYQQTRRRLGKQRGPKVARVQLARTLAHAIWHMLSRNQPFAPTSATDPLAA